TATTCTGGAAGACAGCACTGTTAATGGGGTCTCTGTCTCATCATATGTCTCAGTTCACCCTGACAGTGGAGTGATAACAGCTATGCGCTCTTTTGATTTTGAGCAACTGAAAGATTTCCACTTCCTAGTAAAAGCGCAAGATGGAGGCTCTCCTCAACTCAGTAGTAATGTGACAGTGAAAATTAATATTCAAGATCAGAATGACAACTCTCCTCAGGTTCTGTATCCAGTACAGACTGGTGGTTCTGTGGTGGCTGAGATGGTGCCTCGTGCTGCAGATGTTGGATATCTCGTCACTAAAGTGGTGGCTGTTGATGTGGACTCTGGACAGAATGCCTGGCTCTCCTATAAACTACAAAAAGCCACAGACAGAGCGTTGTTTGAAGTTGGGTTACAGAATGGAGAAATAAGAACAGTGCGACAAGTGACTGATAAAGATGCTGTGAAACAAAAACTGACTGTTGTTGTGGAAGATAATGGACAGCCGTCTCGTTCAGCTGTAGTCACCATTAATGTGGCCGTTTCTGACAGCTTCCCTGAAGTGCTGTCTGAGTTCACGGACTTTACACATGACAAAGAATACAACAACAATCTGACTTTTTATTTAGTCTTGGCTCTTGCAGTAGTATCACTGCTCTTCATCGTATCAATTATTGCAATAATTTCGGTGAAAATCTACAGGTGGAGGCAGAATAAGTTATTTTACAAATCTGCTGCAAATCTGCCAGTAATTCCATATTACCCACCAGTTTATGCGGACGGCACATTGCAGCAAGTGTATAATTATGAAATGTGCGGGACTACTGACTCAAGGATGAGTGACATCAAGTTTGTCAGGCCCTATAGTCAGAACACACTGGTGAGCCAGAGTCGCTTGGGGACAGTTCAGAGAGAACCGAAGGAACAGGAGGATGATAACTTAAAATTGGAGGTGAGACCTTTAAATGTCCCTTGCTCAATGTTTTGAaattatcattaataatttttgacacacacacacacacgcacgcacgcacgcacgcacgcacgcacgcacacacacacagttctcaTATttgagcatatactgtatgtagaccTACATATATAAATTCCACTAATATTTGggaaaatatataggcctattacTCATGTGAAAACAGTCATTTTTGTAGTATTATGAAATATATGCTGCAAATATGTACAAGTATGTGATTTATACCAGTGAAAAACATACATGAACTTATATTTCAGATATGTGTTTTGTATATATTTCCAATAGATTAGATTTCTGTATGTCAGGGATGTTTAGcttcttttaaatatttcaatCTTTGGCactgtattctgcagtgctgtaTTTGGACTCTAAGTGTCGCTCCATGCTCACTCCAGTATTTTCATCCCTCCCTTAAACAAAACCCAAAGCAATGCTAAATTCAGACCACATCAACGTCTAACATTGGATGCTACACCAACACACTGCCAAATCACTTTTCAATTACATCTGCaagttttttttcctccccacaATAAGAGGTAGCTATTTGAAAGATTCTCTAAAATCAGcatatttttgctttaaatgcTTCTTTTCAGTCTTTGTTGATCAAAAATGGAGTCGGGAAGAAAAGGCTGGTTACATGGTTGGCTATTCTACACGGTATGTGCGCTGGCTTTATTTGCCGCTGATGTGAATGGACAAATTCGTTATTCCATACCCGAGGAAATGGCTGTGGGTTCGGATGTTGGAAATATTGCTTTGGATCTCGGGCTTGACCCGAAGAGACTGATTTCAGGAAAAGCGCGTGTGTTCAACGCGGACAGCAGTGAGTATATTGGACTGGACAAGGAGAACGGACATCTGGTTATTAAGAATAAAATAGACAGAGAAGAATTATGTGGAGAGATATCGGCCTGTAGTGTCAGTTTTGATGTCATTTTGGAAAACCCTATGGAGCTTTATCGAGTTACGGTTGACATACAAGACATCAACGATAACAGTCCCGTCTTTCCGAAATCGAAAATCGAACAGGAGATCAGCGAATTAGCGGTACTTGGGGCGCGTTTTCCATTAGAGAGCGCAATAGACCCGGACGTGGGATTGAACACGCTCCAGAAATATACTCTTCATCCTACCGATCATTTTAAACTGAATGTTCAGAATAGCGAGGATGGTAGCAAAAATGTCGAGATGGTTCTTCATTCTCCCTTAGACAGAGAAAAGAAACAACATCATAATTTGATTCTAACGGCTTTCGATGGTGGAACACCACAAAGATCTGCAACTGTGCAGATTAATATAGTTGTACTTGATGTCAATGACAATGCACCTGTATTTAGCCAGTCGTCGTACAAAACATCAGTCGTTGAAAATGCTGCCAAAGGCACAATCGTGACAATAGTTAGTGCGACCGATGCTGACGAGTCAAGTCACGGTATACAGTACTATTTTGAGCACGCGACCGCTACTGTAAAAACATTGTTCACAATCGATGCGGACTCTGGCGAGGTTAGAGTCATGGGTGATATTGATTATGAAAAAAACAAGcagttcaaaataaaagtcaaagcTAAAGATCATGGTGGATTGACTGACTCGAGTGAGATAATTATCGACGTCATTGATGTAAACGATAACAAACCAAAAATTACAGTAATGTCTTTTTCCAGTGCAGTATCTGAGGATGCAGCACCTGGAACCGTTATAGCAATGATAAACGTTCAAGATCTGGACTCAAGTGAAAACAGTAAGATTGCTTGTTCTATTGATCTTAACTCTCCATTTAAAATGGTTTCATCTTTAACCAATTATTACAACCTGGTGACAGACTCAGGATTAGACAGGGAACAGACACTGGAGTATAATATCACTATAACTGCTGTAGATGGAGGCAACCCACCTCTTTCCAGTAAAGAAATTTTGAACCTTAAGATATCTGATGTGAATGATCACGCACCTCAATTTGAGAAAGAATCATATCAGGCCTTTATAGTTGAGAATAACCCACCATCTACAACTATTCTATCTGTTAAAGCAGAGGACATGGACTGGGGAACCAATGCCAAGGTTTCATATATTCTTATTGATGGAGATTTGAATGGGGCACCATTGGCgtcttacatttatataaattcagAGACTGGCGTGATCTCTACAGAAAAATCATTTGATTATGAACAGCTGAAATCATTCAAAATACAGGTTAAAGCTCAAGATGGAGGCTTACCTCCTTTATGCACCAATGTGACTCTGGACATCATCATTCAAGATCAGAATGACAACTCTCCTCAGGTTCTGTATCCAGTACAGACTGGTGGTTCTGTGGTGGCTGAGATTGTGCCTCGTGCTGCAGATGTTGGATATCTCGTCACTAAAGTGGTGGCTGTTGATGTGGACTCTGGACAGAATTCCTGGCTCTCCTATAAACTACAAAAAGCCACAGACAGAGCGTTGTTTGAAGTTGGGTTACAGAATGGAGAAATAAGAACAGTGCGACAAGTGACTGATAAAGATGCTGTGAAACAAAAACTGACTGTTGTTGTGGAAGATAATGGACAGCCGTCTCGTTCAGCTGTAGTCACCATTAATGTGGCCGTTTCTGACAGCTTCCCTGAAGTGCTGTCTGAGTTCACGGACTTTACACATGACAAAGAATACAACAACAATCTGACTTTTTATTTAGTCTTGGCTCTTGCAGTAGTATCACTGCTCTTCATCGTATCAATTATTGCAATAATTTCGGTGAAAATCTACAGGTGGAGGCAGAATAAGTTATTTTACAAATCTGCTGCAAATCTGCCAGTAATTCCATATTACCCACCAGTTTATGCGGACGGCACATTGCAGCAAGTGTATAATTATGAAATGTGCGGGACCACTGACTCAAGGATGAGTGACATCAAGTTTGTCAGGCCCTATAGTCAGAACACACTGGTGAGCCAAAGTCGCTTGGGGACAGTTCAGAGAGAAAAGACGGAGCAAGAAAATGATGTCCTAACTTTAGAGGTGAGACTCTTTATAAGCACTTGTTGACGCAGCAGGAGTTTACTTTAAGATAATTCGCTATTTGTACTTTTAGTagtcattgtttttttgttttgtttttgtagagAAACCTTACATTCTATCATTTTAAAACCTTATATTTTGTAGTGTGTTTTTCAAGAGCAATTTGACCACTTTTTCAAACTCTCATCACCATGCTTGTGTAAAATGAACCAGGTTCCACCCACACACCCTCTTTGAGAGAGCGAGCTCTATTAAACAATAAAGCTCTATCACAGTAAAAGACAAAGCAATCAATGTGTTCACTctctaatcaaatcaaatcataaaTTAAACTACTGAAAGAACATATGGTGGCTTTGTTGGCAATATCAAACCCTATTGGCTCTTGTGAAAAACGTTTGGTCATGAGACACAATGAGAACCAAAGGGATTTGATGTTTTCAACATACTCACCATATTTAATTTcaaggtaagtaaataataacataaaaaatgtgttggtaaacaaatatatacatatagtgtgtgtgtgtgtgtgtgtgtgtgtgtgtgtgtactgcccTTCAAAAATATATGTAAACTTATGAGACAATGTGGGCTGCAAACTTAATTCCAGACTTTCTGAGGGATTTGCCATAATTGCTTTTTTAATTCTCCATATGTTTCCCAGTTGAAGTGAGCCCTTAGCTTCAGTTATGTTGAGATCAGGGCACTGAAGTGGCTTAGTCTAATAAGTGTTTGTCTGTCATTTCTGCGCCAAGTGGGTATTCTATGTGTTTGCAGTGTTTTAAAGACTGGTACCATGCTGAAATATTGATGTACATTTTTGACAGAAGTTTTCTAGAGTATTTTACCTGATGAATAAAAATCTGTATATTTATCATTTTGTAAACTTTGACCAAATCCTCTACATCAGCTTAAATGCCCCAGGCCATAACTGAGCTGCTACCATGCTTAACAGACAGTCGCATACAGTGGTTGGCCTTTATGTGTGGAATATAGCTTTTTTCACATACTGTAATTCTTTGTGTCTGTTAGTGcttccaaaacatttttattacctTACAAAGTTGAAGTTTATAAATTATCATGTCCAATGGGTCTATCAAATACAAAAGTACAGCTATACTGTACAGTTAATGGAAATAAGTTGCTGTTCGGCTCGTTTCAAACAGTCCAATGCGTTTCTCTGTCTTGTGCTGAATCAAAACCCAAAACCTTAAATATCAgtacaaagacacacacatgccACACCACATCATTTGCAGTGTCTTTATATGAGAAAACAAAtacttaaataattacaaaagccCTGTGTCAGTCTAAACTTGCCTTAACATAACTACTTGTcatatatgtttttacatttttagcttTAGTGTTTTATTAACAGCAGTGATGTATTGGCCTTTTACTGTCATCTACAAAGTAGAGGATGGTTTATTCTCTGGTGCTTGCTGCTTTGCCGTTAATACATTTATTGCACATTTGAAGCTTTAGCAtcctaaattattttcttaaatccTCATACAGATTAACTATGACCACTGTAGCATCATTTGTGTTGTctgtattattatcattatcacaGCTGCTAAAGGTCTTGGTGTCAGCATTATACTCTATTTGGTGCAACTATCTGTCACAGTTTAAGCACTAATCCTGTCTCTAAGGCTCACAGctcataaaaattacatttattttaggaaACATCAAGGAAGAGATTGGCATATCCCTTACTATGATGTTTACACAGTATGACAAACATGTTTTGTTTGGATTGTTGCTATTTGTTGGCTTTATTATTTAGGtttatttattaagaaaaaaGTATCAGTAGTGTACAATACATCTGTAACAAAGAGCAACACTGGCATATGATTCAGTCTATCAACAAACTCTTCTAATTAAAGCAGCCGTgatatttcatttacattttgtttgttgCCAAGTACAGACATGACATACGCTTCCCATAGAGTAAAATGGTGTCTCAAAGAATTTTGAAACTTGAACCATAgcaagataatttttgtgtgtgtactgtagCTCAAACAACAGATGAGAACTGTGGTGGTGTTTGTGAGAATGCTGACTTTCACACTGGGGGAAAGAGGGGCGTTTTCTCTCTGCAGAGAAATTCTTTGTCCAGTTTTGCTTTCTCAGACcttcttgtgtttgtgtttgactaCAAGGGCAGGGCTGGATTACATGCAAACATTGATACTGTCAAAAGTCTTGAAATTCTATCACAAACCTCTGTTAATTTTGTTTgtcctaataattttttttgtgtaagtCCTTAcatatataacatactgtatataatgtttatatgcaatgaaagtttatatgtttatatgcaataaaagtgtatatgctttcaaaacatttaaattatctgCTTTCTCCACTTTGCTTTGACAGCTTGAACACAACCCACTCCACCTACAGACATGCGTGCACATACACTCTCACTTGCTCCTCTACATTACTCTCTTGACAACATGCATTTCCATGACAACAGACCTGGTCACAACAAACTATTCCATCCATGTGatggtgggggaggggggggggggtgagatTTTTTGTAGTGGGTTCTGTGAATTCTGAGCCTAGTTGCAAGAAACCTCTTAAGTTaagaaaaacattatatattaaaatggAAGTGTATTGTGACTACAGGTTTTCTTAACTTATAGGGTTTCTTGAAACCAGGTGCTGCACTGAGTCAAGGATTCAGGACTGTACATGTGCTCCCTTTCTTGTGCACCCCTTCTCTGTCTCTCCCATGCTCCCTCTTGCGCTCAATGGAAGTGTTTACCATGATCAGTTTTATCATTAGCAGATTAGATAAGATTCAACTATTTTCATTGTTTACAAAGTAATGAAAAACAGTTATAATGTAACCAGAGATACAAATACTAAAgtagtatataaataaattatgcttAAGTGTGCAAAATGTCATGTAGTCATGTTATGGCAATAGTTATGTCAGAAGTGTACAGTCAGTGCAGAGGGGAAAATTTATTAATAAAGTGATTTGTGGCCTTTGTTatgatttgcatttattttgttcatcATCCATTTCTTAGGATTTCAGTGTATCTGAATTCTGAATCAATCTTAAAACCAGGTAAACCTGCAAATGTCAggtaaatgcaataaaataatgtaaCGACAATACTAACCAagtttttcttctcttctcttttctggCACATCCCACTTCTGTATCCTGGCTTTCACCAACAAAGGTAAGAGCAATTTGGTTTTCTGTATTTTAGCATATATTGACCTAGCAAGTAATTTATAAATAGTTtcaatgtgtgtatatactgtatacagatacACATATTCCCAATagcagggcatgttgtcacactatatgggcTAAGTTGTCACAGTGGAACATGCCATTAAGTCATCACAACCACCAAaaaatctatacatttttttaattcataactTTATTAAGCAGGATATTGTAGGCTTTACACCTTAATTACAAAATGAAGAATAAAACAATTATGCAACAAAATGGAAAAAGTTACTTACAAAAATATCATTACATTTACCACACATGTGATAACCTGCCCATATtaaaatgtgacaacatgcctcaGCCTGACTTTCATAAAAATCAACATTGTTCtgagaacacatttaaacctttctgtaaaaatctgccttcataGTATAGTTAACCCTTGCCTGAATGTCTGCCAGTATGGTTAGATTATGTTCACTTGTTTGCCcaagaacaataataataatacgtaaGTGAAAATTTACTTTGAAAGGTGGAATTCACAATAATTACTCTAATTTAAGGGGGTGTTGAATTATATGTTTAAAACCAAATACTAAACTGCTgctgagaaaacacacattttcacattttgacTTTTCTCGTTTTCAAAGTGAGAAATATTTCTCTGGGACTAGCCAATTGCCACTTCTTCCAGATGTCATCCATTTGCTCATGTTAAGGTGACTTATTGTATTTTCAAATTACCAAAATACCAACACCCTTAACAGATATGAATGATAAATAATGTACAAAATGCAGACTGGAAAACTAtcagtgcacaaaaaaaaaaaaaaaaaaacattagcaaAACAAAATGTGGTCTGTTGTCACagaaacaaataattaattattaaagttaattaatgttcacattaatttTGGTGCTTCAATAATGCATTTGTATATAATTAATAGTTTGTAGTGACTGCAAAAACACACTTCACACTTTCCCAAAAACAGTGgatttaaaaagcacatttccaggTAAGTGCACAGCTTACAGGTCAGGACCTTTGTTCAAATTGTTTTGTGGGAAAACACTTCACCTTCTTTTCAGCCATTTCTGACTGACATTAAGATCATTTTAAGAagactttttggagcttcagtatATTTGACAATAAGTATTTTAGCAGAGACATTCTGTCATGCAGcagaaatgaaaataatgaaaatatacagtatctcactcGAGTTATGCGAACACAGGAGTGCAACTGCTGGAACTGACCAACTGTGTGGCGCTGTTCACCCGTGTGGTGCTGAAACGCTCACTTCTCAGTGCAGCAGCTCGTCTATTCTCTCTCTTGCTGCACATGGTTGGCTCTTTTGTTGCAGTAGGATCATACAGTCTTGTGTAGATAATAAAAAAGCTTTAACTAGAAATATGggaattaatgtatttataatatatatttttaaatattaacatatgTCTGGCTTATTATTAAGACCTTTTTTAAACAGCCATTGAATATCTCATTCATCATATCAAAGGGATGGTTCACATAGAAATGAAAATTATACACAAGAggagaattttcttttcttttggcaGAAATAAAAACATGATAAATCTCTGGTCTATTTCACTCGAGTTATGCGAACACATAAGTGTATCTTCTGGAACTGGCCGCCTGTGTGGCGCTGTTCACTCGCGTGGTGCTGAAACGCTCACTTCACGCAGCAGCAGCTTGTGTGTTTGCTGTCTCTACCACAGCTTGTGGTTAGGTCTTTTTTGCAAGAGGATCA
The sequence above is drawn from the Xyrauchen texanus isolate HMW12.3.18 chromosome 43, RBS_HiC_50CHRs, whole genome shotgun sequence genome and encodes:
- the LOC127635407 gene encoding protocadherin gamma-A5-like isoform X27, with the protein product MESGRKGWLHGWLFYTVCALALFAADVNGQIRYSIPEEMAVGSDVGNIALDLGLDPKRLISGKARVFNADSSEYIGLDKENGHLVIKNKIDREELCGEISACSVSFDVILENPMELYRVTVDIQDINDNSPVFPKSKIEQEISELAVLGARFPLESAIDPDVGLNTLQKYTLHPTDHFKLNVQNSEDGSKNVEMVLHSPLDREKKQHHNLILTAFDGGTPQRSATVQINIVVLDVNDNAPVFSQSSYKTSVVENAAKGTIVTIVSATDADESSHGIQYYFEHATATVKTLFTIDADSGEVRVMGDIDYEKNKQFKIKVKAKDHGGLTDSSEIIIDVIDVNDNKPKITVMSFSSAVSEDAAPGTVIAMINVQDLDSSENSKIACSIDLNSPFKMVSSLTNYYNLVTDSGLDREQTLEYNITITAVDGGNPPLSSKEILNLKISDVNDHAPQFEKESYQAFIVENNPPSTTILSVKAEDMDWGTNAKVSYILIDGDLNGAPLASYIYINSETGVISTEKSFDYEQLKSFKIQVKAQDGGLPPLCTNVTLDIIIQDQNDNSPQVLYPVQTGGSVVAEIVPRAADVGYLVTKVVAVDVDSGQNSWLSYKLQKATDRALFEVGLQNGEIRTVRQVTDKDAVKQKLTVVVEDNGQPSRSAVVTINVAVSDSFPEVLSEFTDFTHDKEYNNNLTFYLVLALAVVSLLFIVSIIAIISVKIYRWRQNKLFYKSAANLPVIPYYPPVYADGTLQQVYNYEMCGTTDSRMSDIKFVRPYSQNTLVSQSRLGTVQREKTEQENDVLTLEQKPPNTDWRFPPNQRPGPSGAGAHPEDAGACAGVIAGTGPWPNPPTEAEQIQVLMAAANAASEATATLGPRYNPQYGPDYRQNVYIPGSTATLTINPQQQIPQQALPPPQALPPAEAPKSAQTPASKKKPTKKDKK
- the LOC127635407 gene encoding protocadherin gamma-A5-like isoform X22 encodes the protein MESGRKGWLHGWLFYTVCALALFAADVNGQIRYSIPEEMAVGSDVGNIALDLGLDPKRLISGKARVFNADSSEYIGLDKENGHLVIKNKIDREELCGEISACSVSFDVILENPMELYRVTVDIQDINDNSPVFPKSKIEQEISELAVLGARFPLESAIDPDVGLNTLQKYTLHPTDHFKLNVQNSEDGSKNVEMVLHSPLDREKKQHHNLILTAFDGGTPQRSATVQINIVVLDVNDNAPVFSQSSYKTSVVENAAKGTIVTIVSATDADESSHGIQYYFEHATATVKTLFTIDADSGEVRVMGDIDYEKNKQFKIKVKAKDHGGLTDSSEIIIDVIDVNDNKPKITVMSFSSAVSEDAAPGTVIAMINVQDLDSSENSKIACSIDLNSPFKMVSSLTNYYNLVTDSGLDREQTLEYNITITAVDGGNPPLSSKEILNLKISDVNDHAPQFEKESYQAFIVENNPPSTTILSVKAEDMDWGTNAKVSYILIDGDLNGAPLASYIYINSETGVISTEKSFDYEQLKSFKIQVKAQDGGLPPLCTNVTLDIIIQDQNDNSPQVLYPVQTGGSVVAEIVPRAADVGYLVTKVVAVDVDSGQNSWLSYKLQKATDRALFEVGLQNGEIRTVRQVTDKDAVKQKLTVVVEDNGQPSRSAVVTINVAVSDSFPEVLSEFTDFTHDKEYNNNLTFYLVLALAVVSLLFIVSIIAIISVKIYRWRQNKLFYKSAANLPVIPYYPPVYADGTLQQVYNYEMCGTTDSRMSDIKFVRPYSQNTLVSQSRLGTVQREKTEQENDVLTLEQKPPNTDWRFPPNQRPGPSGQHRFHTLQQRWTPYEKSRAGAHPEDAGACAGVIAGTGPWPNPPTEAEQIQVLMAAANAASEATATLGPRYNPQYGPDYRQNVYIPGSTATLTINPQQQIPQQALPPPQALPPAEAPKSAQTPASKKKPTKKDKK